The Thunnus albacares chromosome 13, fThuAlb1.1, whole genome shotgun sequence genome segment GAGTCCTGTGAAAGAGAGAGTTCAGGGACTCAGAAGCCCCACAgccacaggaagtgacatcaccagTGACAAAAGCCATGGCGCAGATTTGAACATCACGCTTATTGCAGAGCAGATTGGAAGAATCCCTGTAAGGAAACAGAATGTGAGTTTAGATGTTGTTTCTATTGCTGTTTGGAGGAACCAAATCAGAAGTTGAAGCGGACTCTACTCACTGTGATGGACGGCCATGCTATTCTCTTTCCAGGTGGTGCCTTGGTAAACCCTGCAGGTGTAGGTGTAAGGCTTCTCATCAGCCATCGGGGCCCAGGTGAGGCGGCACAGATTAGGAGAGACCAGGCTGACGTTGCTCCTCCTGCGGTCCTCAGTGGACACATAGATGACAGCGTTGGGGTAGGTGCTGCCCACCAGACGGCTGTCCTGCCGATACTCACAGTAGGGGCCTGGGATCTGGTAGGTGGGTGGGAACTCACAGTCCACTCTGACGTTTCGCTCCAGGTACGTTAGACACGGAAACATCTGAGGGCCACGTGGAGTGAACAGAAATGTGGATACCGAGCTCACTAAAACAGatgcaaacaataaaacaccaaGAAGTTAaactcagaaaacacaaaatgttctACAATACTTATAGCATATAGTATTAgcatgtaatattttttcatgaaaGAAATGCTGTTAAACATAAAGCCA includes the following:
- the si:ch211-215c18.3 gene encoding uncharacterized protein si:ch211-215c18.3 isoform X1, which gives rise to MALSPAVGTRCAHKSAVCCSAKSLHRRSLLCSPARSTHTDPLLLRYGLYCAVKVIDLIGQISFAMELHLFATACLLFGRIMITHQTQSHMSSVSTFLFTPRGPQMFPCLTYLERNVRVDCEFPPTYQIPGPYCEYRQDSRLVGSTYPNAVIYVSTEDRRRSNVSLVSPNLCRLTWAPMADEKPYTYTCRVYQGTTWKENSMAVHHRILPICSAISVMFKSAPWLLSLVMSLPVAVGLLSP
- the si:ch211-215c18.3 gene encoding uncharacterized protein si:ch211-215c18.3 isoform X2, yielding MELHLFATACLLFGRIMITHQTQSHMSSVSTFLFTPRGPQMFPCLTYLERNVRVDCEFPPTYQIPGPYCEYRQDSRLVGSTYPNAVIYVSTEDRRRSNVSLVSPNLCRLTWAPMADEKPYTYTCRVYQGTTWKENSMAVHHRILPICSAISVMFKSAPWLLSLVMSLPVAVGLLSP